From a region of the Georgenia yuyongxinii genome:
- a CDS encoding DUF3054 domain-containing protein produces METDPEPVGDSSTNVLLWFALDLVCVLGFVVVGNLTHGTPLGEYLGTAWPFVVGLVVAWMAPGTRDVPTILWPTGVLVWAVTTVVGLGLRWASGDGLSGAFPLVTAAVLAVLLIGWRVVPEVLVRRRGRQARYL; encoded by the coding sequence ATGGAGACCGATCCGGAGCCGGTTGGCGACAGCTCCACCAACGTCCTGCTGTGGTTCGCCCTGGACCTGGTGTGCGTGCTGGGGTTCGTGGTGGTGGGCAACCTCACGCACGGGACGCCGCTCGGGGAGTACCTCGGCACGGCGTGGCCGTTCGTGGTCGGGTTGGTCGTGGCGTGGATGGCCCCCGGCACCCGCGACGTGCCGACGATCCTCTGGCCGACCGGCGTGCTCGTCTGGGCGGTGACCACCGTGGTGGGCCTCGGCCTGCGCTGGGCCAGTGGCGACGGGCTCTCGGGCGCCTTCCCGCTGGTCACGGCTGCGGTGCTCGCCGTGCTGCTCATCGGCTGGCGCGTGGTACCCGAGGTGCTCGTACGGCGCCGGGGGCGCCAGGCGCGCTACCTCTGA
- a CDS encoding NUDIX hydrolase family protein encodes MSDIASGDLGPWLSPEDLALVRRKVPIMYIDALPVRVDGRGELEEVGLLLRATEAGTISRALVSGRVLFHETVREALERHLEKDLGPMALPRIPLSPLPYAVGEYFPTPGSPFYDPRQHAVSLAYVVPVVGDCRPSHDTLELTWLTPAEALTPEVLGDMSEGHASLLRQALAHLGRLR; translated from the coding sequence GTGAGTGACATAGCGAGCGGTGACCTCGGGCCCTGGCTCTCCCCCGAGGACTTGGCCCTGGTGCGCCGCAAAGTGCCCATCATGTACATCGACGCGCTGCCGGTGCGGGTGGACGGACGTGGTGAGCTCGAGGAGGTGGGCCTGCTGCTGCGGGCCACCGAGGCGGGCACCATCTCGAGGGCACTCGTCTCCGGACGGGTGCTCTTCCACGAGACGGTTCGCGAGGCCCTCGAGCGGCACCTGGAGAAGGACCTCGGTCCGATGGCCCTGCCGCGCATCCCGCTCTCGCCGCTGCCCTACGCCGTCGGGGAGTACTTCCCCACGCCGGGCAGCCCGTTCTACGATCCCCGCCAGCACGCCGTCTCCCTCGCCTACGTGGTGCCGGTCGTCGGAGACTGCCGACCCAGCCACGACACGCTGGAGCTGACGTGGCTGACCCCCGCCGAGGCGCTGACGCCCGAGGTGCTCGGCGACATGAGCGAGGGCCATGCGAGCCTGTTGCGTCAGGCCCTGGCCCACCTAGGAAGGCTGCGCTGA
- a CDS encoding ABC transporter ATP-binding protein — MRQTALVPPTPAAERGVAARVLDARKEYGTDAESRVVALDGVSVSFAPGAFTAIMGPSGSGKSTLMHCLAGLDTLSSGQALIGGTDLATLSDAERTVLRRDRLGFVFQAFNLLPTLTAEENISLPADLAGRRLDRDWVDTVISTLKLGDRLRHRPSQLSGGQQQRVAVARALVSRPEVVFADEPTGALDSRTGTELLTFLRSAVDTLGQTVVMVTHDPVAASYADRVIFLADGAIVDELAAPTRDGVLETMKRLGE; from the coding sequence ATGCGCCAGACCGCGCTGGTCCCACCCACCCCCGCCGCCGAGCGCGGCGTCGCCGCCCGGGTCCTCGACGCCCGGAAGGAGTACGGCACCGACGCCGAGTCACGCGTCGTCGCCCTCGACGGCGTGAGCGTCTCCTTCGCACCCGGCGCCTTCACCGCGATCATGGGCCCGTCCGGCTCCGGCAAGTCCACGCTCATGCATTGCCTCGCCGGCCTGGACACACTGTCCTCCGGGCAGGCGTTAATCGGCGGCACCGACCTCGCCACTCTCAGCGACGCCGAGCGCACCGTGCTGCGCCGCGACCGCCTCGGATTCGTCTTCCAGGCGTTCAACCTCCTGCCGACCCTGACTGCGGAGGAGAACATCTCCCTGCCGGCCGACCTGGCGGGCCGCCGCCTCGACCGGGACTGGGTGGACACGGTGATCTCCACCCTCAAGCTCGGCGACCGCCTGCGACACCGCCCCAGCCAGCTCTCGGGCGGGCAGCAGCAGCGCGTCGCCGTTGCCCGCGCCCTGGTCTCCCGGCCCGAGGTGGTCTTCGCCGACGAGCCCACCGGCGCCCTGGACTCCCGCACCGGCACCGAGCTGCTGACGTTCCTGCGCTCGGCCGTGGACACGCTCGGTCAGACGGTGGTCATGGTGACCCACGACCCGGTCGCCGCCTCCTACGCCGACCGTGTGATCTTCCTGGCCGACGGCGCGATCGTCGACGAGCTGGCCGCGCCTACCCGCGACGGTGTGCTCGAGACCATGAAGCGGCTGGGTGAGTAG
- a CDS encoding ABC transporter permease — MFKVSLRSLLAHKLRLVLTVLAVTVGVAFVSGTFVLSDTMSKAFDELYTGLTKGTDVAVRAEAAYSDITTQGQPRPLDDDLLETVAALPGVAAAEGSLTGFALVLDKDGEAVQPGGAPTLGANAPADPLLMGNFSYRGGRAPVRPDEVALDAATAAKAGYAVGDDVTVVLEGGPQTFTVAGITGFGETDSLAGATMASFDMTTAQELLGKTGKVDQINIAATDGVSAEELRADVEAVLPSGTEALTGEQLAAEGSAAIREGLGVFTNILLVFAGVSLLVGSFVIWNTFNVIVAQRRREVALLRAVGAKRGQVLGGLVIEAGIIGLVSAALGLGAGVGLATGIRELLAVMGMEMPTTSAAVEPRTVVAALLVGVVVTVAAAVVPSLSATRVAPIEALRDAAPTAAGIGPVRRVAGVVLLVAGLGGLTACAVVGDQPVLTGVAALTAFAGLVAAGPLLAQAMAAVAGRGRRGGGWRLAARNIARSPQRAAATALALTIGLTVVSAVAVTAESAKGSIEGMVGDGMRSDLILQPVGQGSGISPEVVEVLRDRDDVEAAVEMRFSGARVQDAGTFVVGAPAADLEQVADLGITAGSVEDFGPGTMLLGVDQAEAFGLAPGDSVTVTFPETGPVDLTVAATFTADDLVGSAYILELGDYEANVTSRLAASILVTTTTGDAKQSIADALAGYPNVAVKDTADLTADVRAQIDQMLGIVTALLLLAVIVAVLGIVNTLVLSVVERTRELGLMRAVGATQRQVRAVVRRESVLMALLGAVTGIGLGTAAGVALARALSEQGISSVAVPVPTLGIYLVVAAVVGVLAAVGPARRASRVDVLRAITVE, encoded by the coding sequence ATGTTCAAGGTCTCCTTGCGCAGCCTCCTCGCGCACAAGCTCCGCCTGGTCCTCACCGTCCTCGCCGTGACGGTCGGCGTCGCGTTCGTCTCGGGCACGTTCGTGCTTTCGGACACGATGAGCAAGGCCTTCGACGAGCTCTACACCGGCCTGACCAAGGGCACCGACGTCGCGGTGCGCGCCGAGGCCGCCTACTCCGACATCACCACCCAGGGCCAGCCGCGCCCGCTCGACGACGACCTCCTCGAGACGGTGGCCGCCCTGCCCGGCGTGGCCGCCGCCGAAGGCAGCCTCACCGGCTTCGCGCTCGTCCTCGACAAGGACGGTGAGGCCGTCCAACCCGGGGGTGCGCCCACGCTCGGCGCGAACGCCCCGGCGGACCCGCTCCTCATGGGCAACTTCTCCTACCGCGGGGGCCGCGCGCCCGTGCGTCCCGACGAGGTGGCGCTCGACGCCGCCACCGCGGCGAAGGCTGGTTACGCCGTCGGCGACGACGTCACGGTCGTCCTCGAGGGCGGGCCCCAGACGTTCACCGTCGCGGGCATCACCGGCTTCGGTGAGACCGACAGCCTGGCGGGCGCCACGATGGCGTCCTTCGACATGACCACCGCCCAGGAGCTCCTCGGCAAGACCGGCAAGGTCGACCAGATCAACATCGCCGCCACCGACGGCGTCAGCGCCGAGGAGCTGCGCGCCGACGTCGAGGCCGTGCTGCCGAGCGGCACCGAGGCGCTCACCGGCGAGCAGCTCGCCGCGGAGGGCTCCGCCGCGATCCGCGAGGGGCTCGGGGTGTTCACCAACATCCTGCTGGTCTTCGCCGGGGTCTCGCTGCTGGTCGGCTCGTTCGTCATCTGGAACACCTTCAACGTCATCGTCGCCCAACGGCGTCGCGAGGTCGCGCTGCTGCGCGCCGTGGGCGCCAAGCGGGGCCAGGTCCTCGGCGGGCTCGTCATCGAGGCCGGCATCATCGGACTCGTCTCCGCCGCCCTCGGGCTGGGCGCCGGGGTGGGTCTGGCCACCGGCATCCGCGAGCTGCTCGCGGTGATGGGCATGGAGATGCCGACCACCTCCGCGGCCGTGGAGCCACGCACCGTCGTGGCCGCGCTGCTCGTGGGCGTCGTCGTCACGGTCGCCGCCGCCGTGGTCCCGTCGCTGTCCGCCACGCGGGTCGCCCCCATCGAGGCGCTGCGGGACGCTGCGCCGACCGCCGCCGGCATCGGGCCCGTACGGCGGGTGGCGGGGGTCGTCCTCCTCGTGGCCGGGCTCGGCGGCCTGACGGCCTGCGCGGTCGTCGGCGACCAGCCGGTCCTCACCGGGGTCGCGGCGCTGACGGCGTTCGCCGGCCTGGTGGCAGCTGGTCCGCTGCTCGCCCAGGCGATGGCCGCCGTCGCCGGCCGTGGCCGACGAGGAGGCGGGTGGCGGCTCGCCGCCCGCAACATCGCCCGCTCCCCGCAGCGGGCCGCGGCGACGGCGCTGGCCCTGACGATCGGCCTGACAGTCGTCTCGGCGGTGGCCGTGACCGCCGAGTCCGCCAAGGGCTCGATCGAGGGCATGGTCGGCGACGGCATGCGCTCGGACCTCATCCTCCAGCCGGTCGGTCAGGGCAGCGGGATCAGCCCCGAGGTGGTCGAGGTGCTGCGCGACCGGGACGACGTCGAGGCCGCGGTGGAGATGCGCTTCTCCGGCGCCCGCGTCCAGGACGCCGGCACGTTCGTCGTCGGCGCCCCGGCCGCGGACCTGGAGCAGGTCGCCGACCTCGGCATCACCGCCGGCTCCGTCGAGGACTTCGGCCCCGGCACCATGCTGCTCGGCGTCGATCAGGCCGAGGCGTTCGGCCTCGCGCCGGGCGACTCCGTCACGGTGACCTTCCCGGAGACGGGCCCGGTCGACCTGACCGTGGCGGCCACCTTCACCGCCGATGACCTCGTAGGGTCCGCCTACATCCTCGAGCTGGGCGACTACGAGGCCAACGTCACCTCCAGGCTGGCCGCGTCGATCCTGGTCACCACGACCACGGGCGACGCGAAGCAGTCGATCGCGGACGCGCTGGCCGGGTACCCGAACGTCGCCGTCAAGGACACGGCCGATCTCACGGCCGATGTCCGGGCGCAGATCGACCAGATGCTCGGGATCGTCACCGCGCTGCTGCTGCTCGCGGTCATCGTCGCGGTGCTCGGCATCGTCAACACCTTGGTGCTCTCGGTGGTCGAGCGCACCCGCGAGCTGGGGCTCATGCGGGCCGTGGGCGCCACCCAGCGCCAGGTGCGCGCGGTGGTGCGCCGCGAGTCCGTGCTCATGGCGCTGCTCGGCGCGGTCACCGGCATCGGGCTGGGCACCGCCGCCGGCGTCGCCCTCGCCCGGGCGCTGAGCGAGCAGGGCATCAGCTCGGTGGCCGTACCCGTCCCCACGCTCGGGATCTACCTCGTGGTCGCCGCCGTGGTGGGCGTGCTCGCCGCGGTCGGCCCGGCACGCCGGGCCAGCCGGGTGGACGTCCTGCGCGCGATCACCGTGGAGTAG